A region from the Coffea eugenioides isolate CCC68of chromosome 9, Ceug_1.0, whole genome shotgun sequence genome encodes:
- the LOC113783255 gene encoding membralin-like protein At1g60995 yields MDPEQTFIRVQERFSEMLTPKIRDFLEYLYLFIAVTLFCILVVMHANYVQQPGCSSELPKVNVSEAQLIQIKITSDGLWTWNESEYNEINGLEGRYADGKSEVESANGDEPTILSAKLGLDWLTSGAIRDKSPLKLWRTYGEFLESQAEGSTVGEGLEQSADDGVHKINKDASHSRFYMSPKESLKAAIVHLGRKWHGRVSFLWRIVKRILGGLWDISGINLNLDIPKWLKILHLDRLNAYAVHWLGKRSNVFEPTYLYTMEKGYFLLPEEARIRHNIRTINVSISAWHPCFGNRWQQLLINRLVGYDTILMNSLLNSPGQGYIYNYQTNEFYNLTYAHKQPESSARFGDYLVTKCGVLMMSLFVFFTTTMSVSFTLRETQTRMLKFTVQLQHHARHRLPTFQLIFVHVIESLVFVPIMIGILFFLFEFYDDQLLAFMVLILVWLCELFTLISVRTPISMKFFPRFFLLYFLVFHIYFFSYTYGFSYLALSTTAAFMQHLILYFWNRFEVPALQRFVQNRRSHFQQHPDFHITSSTILASTLHITRLNTRNSGAINSELASGPGLRAGVGPAVPVNGPAEFSEFQERPDNGNPDRLGNPLQLDGQQDLRQSEAGGNPGSMNSFSSLLLWILGGASSEGLNSFLSIFRDLRDQGQVFTGSPQQENHVAQNPE; encoded by the exons atgGATCCAGAGCAGACATTTATCAGGGTTCAAGAACGCTTTTCTGAAATGCTGACTCCCAAAATTAGAGACTTTCTTGAGTACTTGTACCTCTTCATCGCAGTCACTCTCTTCTGTATTCTCGTTGTCATGCACGCCAATTATGTTCAGCAG CCTGGTTGCTCAAGCGAACTTCCAAAAGTGAACGTGTCAGAAGCTCAGCTTATTCAGATCAAG ATCACTAGTGATGGCTTATGGACGTGGAATGAGTCTGAATACAATGAAATCAATGGTCTTGAGGGCCGATATGCTGATGGAAAATCAGAAGTTGAAAGTGCGAATGGAGACGAGCCTACTATTTTATCTGCAAAGTTAGGGTTGGACTGGCTTACTTCTGGTGCTATTAGGGACAAATCTCCATTGAAGTTATGGAGGActtatggtgaatttttggaATCTCAAGCAGAAGGCTCTACAGTGGGTGAAGGTTTGGAACAATCTGCAGATGATGGTGTCCACAAAATCAACAAAGATGCATCACATAGTAGGTTTTACATGTCACCAAAAGAATCACTTAAAGCAGCAATTGTTCACCTGGGCAGAAAATGGCATGGGCGGGTATCTTTCCTCTGGAGAATTGTAAAACGAATTCTTGGAGGTTTATGG GACATATCTGGAATAAACTTGAATCTTGATATCCCGAAGTGGCTAAAAATCCTTCATTTAGACAGGCTGAATGCGTATGCAG tgcatTGGCTTGGAAAAAGAAGCAATGTATTCGAACCAACTTATTTATACACGATGGAGAAG GGGTACTTTTTGCTGCCTGAAGAAGCCAGAATAAGGCACAACATACGCACCATAAATGTTAGCATCTCAGCATGGCATCCCTGCTTTGGAAACAG GTGGCAGCAACTTTTGATTAACAGACTGGTAGGATATGATACTATTCTAATGAATAGTCTATTGAACTCTCCTGGTCAAG GATATATTTACAATTACCAAACAAATGAGTTCTATAATCTTACTTATGCTCACAAGCAACCAGAAAGTTCTGCTAGATTTGGAG ATTATCTTGTTACCAAATGTGGTGTGCTGATGATGtcactttttgttttcttcacaACTACAATGTCAGTTTCCTTTACATTGAGAGAGACACAAACCCGCATGCTGAAGTTCACAG TGCAACTCCAGCATCATGCTCGACATAGGCTTCCAACATTCCAATTGATATTTGTCCACGTGATTGAATCCCTTGTTTTTGTACCA ATAATGATTGGCATCCTATTCTTCCTGTTTGAATTTTACGATGATCAACTATTGGCTTTTATGGTTTTGATTCTTGTTTGGCTCTGTGAACTTTTCACCTTGATCAG TGTCCGCACACCAATATCAATGAAATTCTTTCCTCGCTTCTTTCTACTCTATTTTCTGGTGTTTCACATATACTTCTTCTCATATACCTATG GTTTTTCATATCTAGCGCTTTCAACAACAGCAGCTTTTATGCAACACCTTATCCTCTACTTCTGGAATCGTTTTGAG GTTCCAGCCCTGCAAAGGTTTGTACAAAACCGGAGGTCACACTTTCAGCAGCATCCAGACTTTCACATTACGTCCTCCACAATTCTTGCTTCAACACTTCATATCACAAGATTAAACACAAGGAACTCAGGAGCAATTAATTCGGAGTTGGCTTCTGGGCCCGGGCTTCGAGCTGGTGTGGGCCCAGCAGTGCCTGTAAATGGTCCAGCTGAATTTTCTGAATTTCAAGAACGCCCAGATAATGGAAACCCAGACAGGTTGGGCAATCCTCTCCAGCTAGATGGGCAGCAGGATCTTCGCCAATCAGAAGCCGGTGGTAACCCTGGGTCAATGAATTCCTTCAGTTCTTTGTTGTTATGGATTCTAGGAGGGGCTTCTTCTGAAGGCCTTAATTCTTTCCTGTCTATATTTCGAGATTTAAGAGATCAGGGCCAAGTTTTCACTGGATCTCCCCAGCAGGAAAACCATGTAGCACAGAATCCGGAATAA